One Halofilum ochraceum genomic window carries:
- a CDS encoding vWA domain-containing protein: MSPAPVTRGLLDFTRTLRARGWPVGIDEQHDALRLAAEVSVADRERLRDALRALYCGTGAQWSEFDTVFDDYWYPKRGTRTRASGAGSGLQPQPGTGMGENFSPPDKPGHGSGAEADPGGAHEGASASESLARRDFRHLHDPEERRTLDAMLERMARHWRHRLRRRWRALQKGRRLDLRRTLRRSLPRGGVPIDPVWRKPRQRPPNLILLVDASRSMSLYSYRFLRFAAGALAAFPGSEAFVFHTRLVRVTDALQEPSAERVREKLALLSSGFEGGTRIGDSLTTFNHQYGQTVRRRTVVVILSDGLDTGDTATLIDALGELRRRSGRIIWLNPLMGRRGYAPEAKAMKAALPFIDRLAPAHNLDSLLALETDLVRV, encoded by the coding sequence GTGAGCCCCGCGCCCGTCACGCGCGGGCTGCTGGACTTCACGCGCACCCTGCGCGCAAGAGGCTGGCCGGTGGGCATCGACGAACAGCACGATGCCCTGCGCCTGGCCGCGGAAGTCAGCGTCGCCGACCGCGAGCGCCTGCGTGACGCCCTGCGGGCGCTGTACTGCGGTACCGGGGCGCAGTGGTCCGAGTTCGACACCGTGTTCGATGACTATTGGTACCCCAAACGCGGCACGCGCACGCGCGCCAGCGGGGCGGGCAGCGGTCTGCAGCCCCAGCCCGGAACGGGGATGGGCGAGAACTTCAGTCCACCGGACAAGCCCGGACACGGCAGCGGCGCCGAGGCCGATCCGGGCGGCGCCCACGAGGGCGCCAGCGCGTCCGAGAGCCTGGCACGGCGCGACTTCCGCCACCTCCACGATCCCGAGGAGCGGCGCACGCTCGATGCCATGCTGGAGCGCATGGCCCGGCACTGGCGCCACCGCCTGCGGCGGCGCTGGCGCGCCCTGCAGAAGGGCCGCCGCCTCGACCTGCGGCGGACCCTGCGACGCAGCCTGCCGCGCGGCGGCGTGCCAATCGACCCGGTGTGGCGGAAACCGCGGCAGCGACCACCGAACCTGATCCTGCTGGTCGATGCCAGCCGCTCGATGAGCCTCTACAGCTATCGCTTCCTGCGCTTCGCGGCGGGCGCGCTGGCGGCGTTCCCGGGTTCCGAGGCCTTCGTCTTCCATACGCGCCTCGTGCGGGTGACGGACGCCCTGCAGGAGCCGTCGGCCGAGCGCGTGCGGGAAAAGCTGGCGCTGCTATCGTCCGGCTTCGAGGGCGGCACACGGATCGGCGACAGCCTGACGACCTTCAATCACCAATACGGGCAGACCGTCCGGCGGCGCACTGTCGTCGTCATCCTGAGTGACGGGCTGGACACGGGCGACACCGCCACGCTGATCGATGCCCTTGGCGAGCTTCGCCGCCGCAGCGGGCGTATCATCTGGCTGAACCCGTTGATGGGCCGGCGCGGCTACGCCCCCGAGGCCAAGGCCATGAAGGCGGCGCTGCCTTTTATCGACCGCCTTGCGCCGGCGCACAACCTCGACAGCCTGCTCGCCCTCGAAACCGATCTGGTGCGGGTTTGA
- a CDS encoding XdhC family protein — protein sequence MSETDDALTELERLRAAGTPCALVTVVRAIAPTSGKPGQKAVVTADGRIHGWIGGGCAQPAVTKSVAEALEDGEPRLIRVAPPECAEKGQPGVVDFNMGCASRGTLDLFIEPMQPRPVVRIHGSAPSARHIADLAARVGFEVQVLAPGTEPGDFPNVTRHAARYDGGEDWPAPNWAVVATQGQGDRKALTAALESPAAAIAFIASRRKRAHQVEHFSGKGYAEERLAAIHAPAGVDIGAKIPEEIALSVVAQLVEWRRRGAGAVSSEASPAATDRVDHGN from the coding sequence ATGAGCGAGACCGACGACGCCCTGACCGAACTCGAGCGCCTGCGGGCGGCGGGCACGCCCTGCGCGCTGGTCACCGTGGTCCGGGCCATCGCGCCGACCTCCGGTAAGCCCGGCCAGAAGGCCGTGGTCACCGCGGACGGTCGGATCCACGGCTGGATCGGCGGCGGTTGCGCCCAGCCGGCCGTCACCAAAAGCGTCGCTGAGGCCCTGGAGGACGGCGAACCGCGGCTGATCCGCGTCGCCCCGCCGGAGTGCGCCGAGAAGGGGCAACCCGGCGTGGTCGATTTCAATATGGGATGTGCGAGCCGCGGCACGCTCGACCTGTTCATCGAACCGATGCAGCCAAGGCCCGTGGTACGCATCCACGGCAGCGCGCCGAGCGCCCGCCACATCGCCGACCTGGCCGCTCGCGTCGGCTTCGAGGTCCAGGTGCTGGCGCCCGGGACGGAACCGGGCGATTTCCCGAACGTTACGCGTCACGCCGCTCGCTACGACGGAGGGGAAGACTGGCCGGCGCCGAACTGGGCCGTGGTCGCCACCCAGGGGCAGGGCGACCGCAAGGCACTGACCGCGGCGCTGGAGTCCCCAGCCGCCGCTATCGCCTTCATCGCCAGCCGCCGCAAACGCGCTCATCAGGTCGAACACTTCTCCGGCAAGGGCTATGCCGAGGAACGGCTTGCCGCAATCCACGCGCCAGCCGGCGTCGATATCGGTGCAAAAATTCCAGAGGAAATCGCGCTCTCCGTCGTCGCCCAGCTGGTTGAGTGGCGCCGACGCGGTGCAGGTGCTGTGTCCAGCGAGGCTTCACCAGCCGCAACGGATCGTGTTGATCACGGCAATTAG
- a CDS encoding HAMP domain-containing histidine kinase: MSLRLRLLLLLGTGVCIVWLLAAVWLARDLDRELGKTLDQRLAASARMVASLVEQTPESAWSDLDGPVLSAPAAEGIACRISTLEGTVIAHTANAGDGSASAPAAGFAYQTEDGTRWRTFTHRTDDLVITTSDRVDMRRQLIENVLLVAAIPFLIALIANGGALLWGIRRGLAPLEALRRAVGSREPDSLSPVDTQRLPAELTPLGRTLNDLLKRMDSALRRERRFTDDAAHELRTPVASIKTNLDVARRSEGERADVALGHAVESTDRLAATIDQLLTLARLDSERLSATSERATSAEVIERINGSLSREDRARLTVRGDASQETIAAPVELLSVAVGNAVTNALRHTKPGTPVMLETRQIGNAVRFEVDDTGPGVAPEDLDRLTERFWRNGVAGGSGLGLAIAAAIAERFEGAIDITNRTPHGLRVRLSFPIVTG, encoded by the coding sequence GTGAGTCTCCGACTCCGGCTGCTGCTCCTGCTTGGTACCGGCGTGTGCATCGTTTGGCTGCTCGCGGCCGTATGGCTCGCGCGGGACCTGGATCGCGAACTCGGCAAGACCCTCGACCAGCGCCTCGCGGCATCGGCTCGAATGGTCGCCTCGCTCGTCGAGCAGACCCCGGAGAGTGCATGGAGCGATCTCGACGGCCCGGTCCTGTCCGCGCCGGCCGCCGAGGGTATCGCATGCCGCATCAGTACACTCGAAGGTACCGTGATCGCGCACACGGCAAACGCGGGCGATGGATCCGCGTCGGCCCCGGCGGCGGGATTCGCATATCAAACGGAAGACGGCACGCGCTGGCGTACCTTCACGCACCGCACGGATGACCTCGTCATTACGACTTCCGACCGTGTCGATATGCGTCGGCAACTGATCGAAAATGTACTGCTGGTTGCGGCTATTCCTTTCCTGATTGCGCTGATCGCCAATGGGGGCGCGCTGCTGTGGGGTATCCGTCGCGGCCTTGCACCGTTGGAGGCACTTCGGCGCGCCGTGGGGTCACGAGAGCCGGACTCGTTGAGCCCCGTGGACACGCAGCGCCTGCCCGCCGAACTGACCCCGCTGGGGCGTACCCTCAATGACCTGCTAAAGCGCATGGACAGTGCATTGCGTCGCGAGCGACGCTTCACCGACGACGCGGCGCACGAGTTGCGGACGCCTGTCGCCTCCATCAAGACAAACCTCGATGTCGCTCGCCGCAGCGAGGGCGAGCGGGCGGACGTTGCGCTGGGGCATGCCGTGGAATCGACTGACCGGCTGGCCGCAACGATCGATCAGCTGTTGACGCTTGCGCGCCTGGACAGTGAACGGCTTTCCGCCACATCCGAGCGTGCCACATCCGCAGAGGTCATTGAACGTATCAACGGCTCATTGTCGCGCGAAGATCGGGCTCGCCTGACAGTGCGGGGTGATGCTTCGCAGGAAACGATCGCGGCGCCCGTCGAGTTACTCAGCGTCGCCGTAGGCAACGCCGTGACCAATGCGTTGCGGCATACGAAACCCGGGACGCCGGTGATGCTCGAAACCCGCCAGATTGGCAACGCAGTACGCTTCGAGGTCGATGACACCGGTCCAGGTGTCGCACCTGAAGACCTCGACCGCCTCACCGAGCGATTCTGGCGGAACGGAGTGGCTGGCGGAAGCGGCCTTGGGCTGGCGATTGCAGCCGCGATCGCCGAGCGCTTCGAGGGCGCGATCGATATCACGAACCGAACACCGCACGGACTGCGGGTTCGGCTGAGTTTTCCGATCGTTACTGGCTGA
- a CDS encoding response regulator: MHVLLIEDDSRMAAGIQSGLEINGLTVDQVDTVGRARAALATTHTDVAVLDLSLPDGDGMAVLREMRSNGDPTPVLILTARDALDDRVAGLTAGADDYLVKPFELDELVARLHALLRRASGQHDAVLSHGSLRLDPQRRTVFLDGRPVDLSRREFELLHALIHARGTIVSTDRLKDSLYGLSDDVSSNALNVHLHHLRRKLGPEIVETVRGLGYRLGPAPETMSDDGRDSA, from the coding sequence ATGCACGTACTGCTCATCGAGGACGACTCCCGGATGGCCGCCGGCATCCAATCGGGGCTGGAAATCAATGGCCTGACCGTGGACCAGGTCGATACGGTCGGTCGGGCCCGGGCCGCACTGGCCACAACGCACACCGATGTGGCCGTTCTCGACCTGTCGCTTCCCGACGGCGATGGCATGGCCGTGCTCCGCGAGATGCGTTCGAACGGCGACCCCACGCCAGTGCTGATACTGACGGCACGCGACGCCCTCGACGATCGCGTAGCCGGCCTGACGGCCGGCGCGGACGACTATCTGGTCAAACCGTTCGAACTCGACGAACTCGTCGCGCGCCTGCACGCGCTGCTGCGTCGCGCCTCCGGCCAGCATGACGCGGTGCTCTCGCATGGATCACTGCGGCTCGATCCGCAACGCCGGACGGTTTTCCTGGATGGCCGTCCGGTCGACCTCTCCCGGCGGGAATTCGAGTTGCTCCACGCGCTGATCCACGCCCGAGGCACGATCGTGAGCACCGACCGGCTCAAGGACAGCCTTTACGGACTCAGCGATGACGTCAGCAGCAACGCATTGAACGTTCACTTGCACCATCTCCGGCGCAAACTGGGCCCCGAAATTGTCGAAACGGTGCGCGGCCTGGGATACCGCCTGGGGCCGGCGCCGGAGACGATGTCCGATGATGGTCGGGACTCGGCGTGA
- the dsbD gene encoding protein-disulfide reductase DsbD, translating into MMLVAKRCCRSLLFVLFLLPSAVAGQDNFLDPAEAFQLSVTDAPDGEVELHWDIAPDYYLYRHAFSVEGEKSAVADVSMPKGRTITDEYFGRQEVYFDQVTLRVDPGAAERLSVSWQGCAKAGLCYPPQDISVAVPDGADGDDGASGTSTENASASGLQELGEDQQVAADLASQGVPWIMLAFFGMGLLLTFTPCVLPMLPILSSIVVGAQAGPRRGLVLSAAFIGPMALTYAALGVGAGLAGANLQAALQAPPVLIPFAVLFVVLAFAMFGAFELQLPQPVRSRLDAAQRARTGGSLSGAAAMGVMSALLVSPCMTAPLAGALLYLADTGDAMTGGLALLALGLGMGTPLLVVGTFGARILPKPGEWMNRVKVLFGFILLAMAVWFVARIATPWVTLALWSVWVLSASTALWAARTRADQAGHTVIANSVRVAAMVTGIWGAAMLLGAAAGNDDPWYPLAGLSTAGAPVTDDNSQGFMSRFEPVESPGALRDRINQAAGDGRWTVVDVYADWCTSCKVIEEEVFGDPAVQQELSRMQLLRPDVTDNDAPDRRLLSAHDILGPPTIMFFGPGGRERRGQRITGEISAEAFLDRLSDAKGEG; encoded by the coding sequence ATGATGTTGGTTGCGAAGCGTTGTTGTCGGTCCCTGCTGTTCGTGCTCTTCCTTCTGCCGTCCGCGGTCGCCGGCCAGGACAACTTTCTCGATCCGGCCGAGGCGTTCCAGTTGTCGGTCACGGACGCCCCGGACGGCGAGGTCGAACTGCACTGGGATATCGCGCCCGATTATTACCTGTACCGCCACGCTTTCTCCGTGGAGGGCGAGAAAAGCGCCGTAGCCGATGTAAGTATGCCGAAGGGGCGGACGATCACCGATGAGTATTTCGGGCGCCAGGAGGTCTATTTCGATCAGGTCACGCTGCGGGTGGATCCGGGCGCAGCGGAGCGACTGAGCGTATCCTGGCAAGGGTGCGCGAAGGCCGGGCTGTGCTATCCCCCGCAGGATATCTCGGTCGCCGTCCCAGATGGGGCGGATGGCGATGATGGGGCGAGCGGGACTAGCACAGAGAACGCTTCTGCATCGGGCCTGCAGGAGCTGGGCGAGGACCAGCAGGTGGCCGCGGATCTCGCCAGCCAGGGAGTCCCGTGGATCATGCTGGCCTTCTTCGGGATGGGGCTGCTCCTGACTTTCACGCCCTGCGTGCTGCCAATGCTGCCGATCCTGTCGAGCATTGTCGTGGGCGCCCAGGCCGGCCCACGGCGCGGGTTGGTTTTGTCAGCCGCCTTCATCGGACCGATGGCGCTCACCTATGCCGCGCTCGGCGTCGGGGCCGGCCTGGCCGGAGCCAACCTGCAGGCCGCGTTGCAGGCGCCGCCGGTGTTGATCCCGTTCGCGGTCCTGTTCGTCGTGTTGGCCTTCGCCATGTTCGGCGCATTCGAGCTTCAGTTGCCGCAGCCGGTCCGGTCACGCCTGGATGCCGCGCAGCGGGCGCGAACAGGCGGGTCACTTAGCGGTGCGGCCGCAATGGGGGTCATGTCCGCACTGCTTGTGAGTCCGTGCATGACCGCACCGCTCGCCGGTGCATTGCTCTATCTCGCCGATACCGGGGATGCCATGACCGGCGGTCTCGCGCTGTTGGCCCTCGGCCTGGGCATGGGGACCCCGCTGCTCGTCGTTGGCACGTTTGGCGCCCGAATTCTGCCGAAGCCCGGTGAGTGGATGAACCGGGTCAAGGTCCTGTTCGGATTCATACTACTGGCGATGGCCGTGTGGTTCGTGGCCCGGATCGCGACACCCTGGGTCACGTTGGCCCTCTGGTCCGTCTGGGTGCTCTCGGCTTCGACCGCTTTGTGGGCGGCACGGACGCGGGCCGATCAGGCTGGCCACACCGTCATCGCCAACAGCGTGCGCGTGGCGGCTATGGTTACCGGGATCTGGGGCGCGGCGATGCTGCTGGGCGCCGCGGCGGGTAACGACGATCCCTGGTACCCGCTGGCGGGGCTTTCCACTGCGGGCGCGCCAGTCACCGACGACAATTCGCAGGGATTCATGTCGCGTTTCGAACCGGTCGAGTCTCCCGGGGCGCTTCGCGACCGCATCAACCAGGCGGCGGGCGATGGCCGCTGGACCGTGGTCGATGTCTACGCCGACTGGTGCACGTCGTGCAAGGTGATCGAGGAGGAGGTGTTCGGCGATCCGGCCGTGCAGCAGGAACTGTCCCGCATGCAGTTGCTGCGCCCGGACGTCACGGACAATGACGCGCCGGACCGGCGTCTGCTGTCAGCCCACGACATACTCGGGCCGCCGACTATCATGTTCTTCGGCCCCGGTGGCCGAGAGCGCCGCGGTCAGCGAATCACGGGTGAAATTTCCGCGGAAGCGTTTCTCGATCGGCTCTCTGACGCAAAAGGGGAAGGCTGA
- a CDS encoding TlpA disulfide reductase family protein, which produces MLSAAIGPLALSMNQLLALVGLGVALAAGAFAARTPEQRVNHLLMDAVLVGLVVARVVFVIRYFPQYQGDWVGVVDIRDGGFMVVPGLLAAGVFLMWWFWKVPSRRRSLCVALLSGTLVWGTAAGSLSLIEATSRQLPDVQVETLEGAAAGLDAYRGEPMVVNLWATWCPPCRREMPVLEEAQQRRDQVQFLFVNQGEGNRTIRKYLETEGLNLDNVLLDQHRALGQTVGSAGLPTTLFYDADGRLVDVHTGELSRASLHRALEHFEDPQ; this is translated from the coding sequence ATGTTGTCTGCAGCGATTGGCCCGCTGGCACTATCCATGAACCAGCTGCTGGCCCTTGTCGGACTGGGCGTCGCGCTCGCGGCCGGCGCGTTCGCCGCGCGCACCCCGGAACAACGCGTGAATCACCTGCTCATGGACGCGGTTCTTGTCGGGCTTGTGGTCGCACGAGTCGTCTTCGTTATCCGCTACTTCCCACAGTATCAGGGCGACTGGGTTGGCGTCGTGGATATCCGCGATGGCGGGTTCATGGTCGTCCCCGGGCTGCTCGCGGCGGGGGTGTTCCTCATGTGGTGGTTCTGGAAGGTCCCGTCGCGCCGGCGGTCGCTCTGCGTGGCATTACTGAGCGGGACTCTCGTATGGGGCACAGCCGCCGGCAGTCTGTCGCTCATCGAGGCGACGAGTCGGCAATTGCCGGATGTGCAGGTCGAAACACTGGAAGGCGCCGCCGCCGGGCTTGATGCCTACCGCGGTGAGCCGATGGTCGTGAACCTCTGGGCGACTTGGTGCCCTCCATGCCGCCGCGAGATGCCGGTCCTCGAGGAGGCCCAGCAACGGCGCGATCAAGTCCAGTTCCTGTTCGTGAATCAGGGTGAGGGAAATCGAACGATACGGAAGTATCTGGAAACGGAGGGGCTGAATCTCGACAACGTCCTGCTCGACCAGCATCGCGCCCTTGGCCAGACCGTCGGTTCGGCCGGGTTGCCGACAACGCTGTTCTATGACGCCGATGGACGTCTGGTCGATGTCCACACAGGCGAACTCTCGCGCGCCAGCCTGCATCGCGCACTCGAGCATTTCGAGGACCCGCAGTAA
- the dsbG gene encoding thiol:disulfide interchange protein DsbG — MRSHAVRHAPWSIGLIAACVGLAAPVIRAQDAPAPLRQLEARGAEVGESFKAPGGMTGYTIEMQGRTMTAYVLPGGEHALIGTLIDADGNNLSRAHLEEAQSEALGPATWSQLGESDWIRDGAPDAERVIYVFTDPNCPFCHRFWKSARPWVEAGRVQLRHIMVGILKPDSAPKSATLLAAENPVQALVEHERNYAEGGVSPATEIPDEADRAVRRNNALMKELGFRATPTVLYRRSDGEVGSKQGQPRGNELERIMGGPAPGS; from the coding sequence ATGCGATCACACGCTGTTCGACACGCACCATGGTCAATCGGGCTCATTGCCGCCTGCGTGGGCCTGGCTGCGCCGGTGATCCGGGCGCAGGACGCACCGGCTCCGCTCCGGCAACTCGAAGCCCGCGGCGCTGAAGTCGGCGAATCATTCAAGGCGCCGGGCGGAATGACTGGCTATACGATCGAGATGCAGGGACGGACCATGACCGCCTACGTTCTTCCGGGGGGCGAGCATGCGCTCATCGGGACCCTGATCGACGCTGACGGCAATAATCTGAGCCGGGCCCACCTCGAAGAGGCGCAGAGTGAGGCGCTGGGGCCGGCGACATGGTCGCAACTCGGCGAAAGCGACTGGATCCGCGACGGGGCTCCGGATGCCGAGCGCGTGATCTACGTATTCACCGATCCGAACTGTCCGTTCTGCCATCGTTTCTGGAAATCGGCCCGCCCATGGGTCGAGGCGGGTCGCGTCCAACTCCGGCATATCATGGTAGGTATTCTCAAACCGGACAGCGCTCCGAAGTCCGCCACGCTCCTCGCAGCAGAGAATCCGGTCCAAGCATTGGTCGAGCACGAGCGGAATTATGCCGAGGGCGGCGTGAGTCCGGCCACGGAAATCCCGGACGAGGCGGACAGGGCAGTGCGCCGAAACAATGCCCTGATGAAGGAACTGGGGTTCCGTGCGACCCCGACTGTCCTCTACAGGAGGAGCGACGGTGAAGTCGGAAGCAAGCAGGGGCAGCCACGTGGCAACGAGCTTGAACGGATCATGGGCGGACCCGCGCCCGGCTCCTGA
- a CDS encoding cupredoxin domain-containing protein → MHNVDPHKSTRPSFTASAIFALSLAATGPVSAAGEHGGGHDDNGGGHSFAFGSPADASEADRTITVTARDTMVFSPDAVSIGKGSTVRFVIENVGQLQHSFTLATPAQQREHEKEMQGMSMDRMAGHMDNDPNGIVVQPGETGSITWRFTEATKVQFACHIPGHYPAGMKGSIRVK, encoded by the coding sequence ATGCACAACGTCGACCCGCACAAGTCAACGCGCCCGTCGTTCACCGCGAGCGCAATCTTCGCGCTGTCACTGGCCGCCACCGGCCCTGTGAGTGCCGCAGGCGAGCATGGCGGAGGACATGATGATAATGGCGGCGGTCACTCCTTCGCCTTCGGCAGTCCCGCCGACGCCAGTGAAGCCGATCGGACCATCACTGTCACGGCAAGAGACACTATGGTCTTCTCGCCCGACGCGGTGTCGATCGGCAAGGGGAGCACCGTCCGATTCGTCATCGAAAATGTCGGCCAGCTGCAACACTCGTTCACGCTCGCCACACCGGCACAACAACGCGAACACGAGAAGGAAATGCAGGGAATGTCGATGGACCGTATGGCCGGTCATATGGATAACGATCCGAACGGGATTGTCGTTCAGCCCGGCGAGACTGGTTCGATCACCTGGCGGTTCACGGAGGCGACCAAGGTCCAGTTCGCCTGTCATATCCCCGGGCACTATCCAGCCGGGATGAAGGGGAGTATTCGCGTAAAATAG
- a CDS encoding copper resistance system multicopper oxidase translates to MKGEKVTDYSHENGGVTRRRFLQGAAAMGLLAGVDSLVPAYAWARTGNLAARREVVGNSDIFNLVIERTPLDIGGRATSQPITINGSIPAPLIRLREGREAVLRVTNRLDESTSIHWHGILLPYQMDGVPGVSFPGIAPGETFEYRYPVEQSGTYWYHSHSGLQEQLGHYGPLVVDPAEPDPFSYDRDYAVVLSDWTFDEPGDVLRKLKVAEGYYNYNQRTVGDFFEDVERMGWDAAWDKAGMWGHMRMTPRDILDVTGSEYTYLMNGRPPGGNWTGLFSRGERIRLRFINASAMTFFDVRIPGLSMTVVAADGQNVQPVETDEFRIGVAETYDVIVQPTDRAHTIFAQSQDRSGYTRGTLAVREGLEADVPPMYPRPERGMASMGMASMGMAHGAMSGMGSGGMDHADASNGQTSMDHDSMDHDSMDQQGVADGSMEGMTSPIAGRDVSHGPDDHGPGAAMVAMNPRPRLDEPGVGFEHVDHRVLTYSQLKSINGWPDQRPPSREIELHLTGNMERYMWSFDGRKFSEVDGPVEFRHGERLRLILVNDTMMDHPIHLHGMWMELETGAGRYRPRKHTISLKPGEMVSALITADAPGDWAFHCHLLYHMKAGMFRVVSVT, encoded by the coding sequence ATGAAAGGTGAAAAAGTGACCGACTATTCGCACGAGAATGGCGGCGTTACGCGTCGTCGTTTCCTGCAGGGGGCCGCAGCGATGGGGCTGCTGGCCGGTGTAGACAGTCTGGTGCCCGCCTATGCGTGGGCGCGCACCGGCAATCTCGCGGCGCGACGCGAGGTTGTCGGCAATTCCGATATCTTCAACCTGGTGATCGAGCGCACGCCGCTGGACATCGGTGGGCGCGCCACATCGCAGCCGATCACCATCAACGGTTCGATTCCGGCACCGCTGATCCGCCTGCGCGAAGGCCGTGAGGCCGTCCTGCGCGTGACCAATCGCCTGGACGAGTCGACCTCCATTCACTGGCACGGCATTCTGTTGCCGTATCAGATGGATGGTGTCCCCGGCGTGAGTTTTCCGGGCATCGCTCCGGGGGAAACCTTCGAGTATCGCTACCCGGTGGAGCAGAGCGGCACCTACTGGTACCACAGCCACTCCGGTCTCCAGGAGCAGCTCGGCCACTATGGACCGCTGGTCGTCGATCCCGCGGAGCCTGACCCGTTCAGCTACGACCGTGACTACGCGGTCGTGCTGTCGGACTGGACGTTCGACGAGCCGGGCGATGTGCTGCGCAAGCTCAAGGTCGCCGAGGGCTATTACAACTACAACCAGCGCACGGTCGGCGATTTCTTCGAGGACGTCGAGCGCATGGGCTGGGATGCCGCGTGGGACAAGGCCGGCATGTGGGGGCACATGCGCATGACGCCCCGCGATATCCTGGATGTCACCGGCTCGGAGTACACCTACCTGATGAATGGCCGGCCGCCCGGGGGCAACTGGACGGGGCTGTTCTCCCGCGGGGAACGCATCCGGCTGCGTTTTATCAATGCGTCAGCGATGACTTTTTTCGACGTCCGTATCCCGGGACTGTCGATGACGGTCGTCGCGGCCGATGGTCAGAACGTGCAGCCGGTCGAAACGGATGAGTTCCGAATCGGCGTCGCGGAAACCTACGATGTAATCGTGCAACCAACGGATCGCGCGCACACGATCTTCGCGCAGTCGCAGGACCGTTCCGGATATACCCGCGGCACGCTCGCGGTGCGCGAAGGCCTCGAGGCCGATGTGCCCCCGATGTATCCCCGGCCAGAGCGCGGCATGGCCTCCATGGGCATGGCCTCCATGGGCATGGCGCACGGGGCGATGTCGGGCATGGGAAGCGGGGGGATGGATCATGCGGATGCGTCGAACGGCCAGACCTCGATGGATCACGACTCCATGGACCACGATTCCATGGACCAGCAGGGAGTGGCCGACGGATCGATGGAGGGCATGACGTCACCGATCGCGGGTCGTGATGTCTCCCACGGGCCGGACGATCATGGCCCGGGCGCCGCAATGGTCGCGATGAACCCGCGTCCACGCCTGGATGAACCGGGCGTGGGCTTCGAGCACGTCGATCACCGGGTGCTGACGTACTCGCAACTGAAAAGCATCAATGGCTGGCCGGATCAACGGCCCCCGTCCCGGGAGATCGAACTGCATCTGACCGGCAACATGGAGCGGTACATGTGGTCGTTCGACGGGCGCAAATTCTCGGAGGTCGACGGACCGGTCGAATTCCGCCACGGCGAGAGGCTTCGGCTGATCCTCGTGAACGACACCATGATGGACCATCCGATTCACCTGCACGGCATGTGGATGGAGCTGGAGACCGGCGCCGGGCGGTATCGGCCACGCAAGCACACCATCTCGCTCAAGCCGGGCGAGATGGTGTCGGCGTTGATTACCGCGGATGCGCCGGGCGACTGGGCGTTCCACTGCCACCTGCTGTACCACATGAAAGCGGGCATGTTCCGCGTGGTGTCGGTGACATGA
- a CDS encoding copper resistance protein B has protein sequence MVQKGGGKRSVTCAAMLCIAALVASGSATAAGVGTRAQSDWSLPVHDDTRYGQIMFDRFEYQAGDDEDVFLWDAQAWYGGDTNRLWITTEGEDLQSGDEGGEVESFDVQFSHRFDRFWDVQAGVGYQTTYGPGPDRDRASVIVGVQGLAPYWFEVDAGLRVSEDGDASAEFEAEYDWRFTQRLVLQARGETSYAFDEVEEFGVGEGLTGLTVGLRARYHISREFAPYVGLTWRDRFGDTADLLEAEGEDTESSAVVAGVRWWF, from the coding sequence ATGGTGCAAAAGGGCGGGGGCAAACGGTCCGTCACGTGCGCGGCCATGCTGTGCATCGCGGCGCTTGTCGCGTCGGGTAGCGCAACTGCGGCGGGGGTCGGTACACGGGCACAATCCGACTGGTCCCTGCCGGTGCACGACGACACGCGCTACGGTCAGATCATGTTCGATCGTTTCGAGTACCAGGCGGGCGACGATGAAGATGTCTTCCTCTGGGATGCCCAGGCCTGGTACGGGGGTGATACGAACCGCCTGTGGATCACGACGGAGGGTGAGGATCTCCAGTCCGGAGACGAGGGCGGCGAAGTCGAGAGCTTCGACGTGCAGTTCAGCCACCGCTTCGACCGTTTCTGGGATGTACAGGCCGGCGTCGGCTACCAGACAACTTATGGCCCTGGTCCCGATCGGGACCGGGCCTCCGTGATCGTCGGTGTTCAGGGGCTCGCGCCTTATTGGTTCGAGGTGGATGCAGGGCTTCGGGTCAGCGAGGACGGAGACGCATCGGCAGAATTCGAGGCGGAGTACGACTGGCGGTTCACACAGCGGCTGGTGCTGCAGGCACGCGGTGAGACGAGCTACGCCTTCGATGAAGTCGAGGAATTCGGTGTCGGCGAGGGGCTGACCGGCCTGACGGTCGGACTCCGGGCGCGATACCACATCTCGCGGGAGTTCGCGCCCTATGTCGGCCTGACCTGGCGGGACCGGTTCGGTGACACCGCGGATCTGCTCGAAGCCGAGGGCGAGGATACCGAATCCTCGGCCGTCGTCGCCGGTGTGCGCTGGTGGTTCTGA